A section of the Bacillus pumilus genome encodes:
- a CDS encoding TetR/AcrR family transcriptional regulator has protein sequence MPKIVDHHKQKQKVAQAAMRVIKQDGLENASVRKVAVEAGISAGSMRHYFSTQQELFLFSMTLIQERVKERMTGLQLNGSTEENVLALLEQVLPLDEERRFEMEVWQAFTVKSMTEPDLQPLNAKMYDELFQMTQYCLMTLKEDGLLLDHIDLFVETERLYAVINGLALNGILQPHRLPPQLIRSVLQMHLQSITKKDMSPS, from the coding sequence ATGCCAAAAATCGTCGATCACCATAAACAAAAACAAAAAGTCGCTCAAGCTGCTATGAGAGTGATTAAACAGGATGGATTGGAAAACGCTTCTGTACGAAAAGTAGCGGTAGAAGCTGGCATTTCAGCTGGCTCTATGCGTCATTATTTCTCCACACAGCAGGAGCTATTTCTCTTCTCTATGACATTGATTCAGGAAAGAGTCAAAGAGCGAATGACAGGACTTCAGCTGAATGGTTCAACGGAAGAAAATGTTCTCGCGTTATTGGAGCAGGTTCTTCCACTTGATGAAGAACGAAGATTTGAAATGGAGGTGTGGCAGGCTTTTACGGTTAAGTCGATGACTGAACCAGATTTACAGCCACTCAATGCAAAGATGTATGACGAGCTTTTCCAAATGACCCAATATTGTTTAATGACATTAAAAGAGGATGGGCTTTTGCTTGATCATATCGATCTTTTCGTCGAAACTGAGCGGCTTTATGCGGTCATCAACGGACTTGCATTGAATGGAATCTTGCAGCCTCATCGCTTACCGCCTCAGCTCATACGCTCAGTGCTGCAGATGCATCTGCAATCCATCACCAAAAAAGACATGTCTCCCTCATAA
- a CDS encoding response regulator produces MRFFIVDDDEAVRSSLAQLIEDEELGIVAGEAEDGAELTASYLNDLHIDILCIDLLMPERDGLETIRAIKDEFHGKYLMLSQVETKELIGQAYTLGVEYYVTKPINRVEVLSVLHLMIERLHLEHSIENIQHSLKSVMQFQQRGQTKTKQRGKTLAEAGQFLLAELGIVGEKGSKDLLDMILFTDQYLALHTEHHDSFPSLKVIFNGVTEDKLNEPYTSADIAREAKAAEQRVRRAINQSLKHIASLGLTDFSHPTFENYASKFFDFTIVRKKMSELTKETSGREEHTRINVKKFVQVLYYEAKRIFMED; encoded by the coding sequence ATGAGATTTTTTATTGTGGATGATGATGAAGCCGTGCGTTCTTCACTGGCTCAGCTCATTGAAGATGAAGAGCTTGGTATTGTCGCAGGGGAAGCAGAGGATGGCGCAGAGTTAACAGCAAGCTACTTAAATGATTTGCACATTGATATCTTATGTATTGATCTATTAATGCCAGAAAGAGACGGTCTTGAAACGATTCGAGCCATAAAAGATGAGTTTCATGGGAAATACTTAATGCTGTCACAGGTAGAAACAAAGGAATTAATCGGTCAGGCATATACGCTTGGTGTCGAGTATTATGTGACAAAGCCAATCAATCGTGTAGAGGTGTTAAGTGTGCTCCACCTCATGATTGAGCGGCTTCATTTAGAGCATTCCATTGAAAATATTCAGCATTCACTCAAATCTGTCATGCAGTTTCAGCAGCGCGGTCAGACGAAAACGAAGCAGCGGGGTAAAACGCTTGCAGAAGCAGGTCAGTTCTTGCTTGCAGAGCTTGGGATTGTGGGTGAAAAGGGGTCTAAAGATTTATTAGATATGATTCTCTTCACAGATCAGTATTTAGCACTGCATACCGAACATCATGATTCCTTTCCTTCTTTAAAGGTCATTTTCAATGGTGTTACGGAGGATAAATTAAATGAGCCTTACACATCGGCAGACATTGCAAGAGAAGCGAAGGCAGCGGAACAGCGGGTGAGGCGTGCGATCAACCAATCATTGAAACACATCGCATCACTTGGGTTAACTGATTTTTCTCATCCGACTTTTGAAAATTACGCCTCTAAATTCTTTGATTTCACCATCGTGCGAAAGAAAATGAGTGAATTAACAAAAGAGACAAGCGGAAGAGAAGAACATACCCGTATCAATGTGAAGAAATTTGTGCAGGTGCTCTATTACGAAGCAAAACGTATTTTTATGGAAGATTAA
- a CDS encoding sensor histidine kinase produces the protein MNLLKKWLNTEPYLIVMLIVLTPIGGEFKFYPFEDSFRVSFGTVVFFFILLQMKKFPAWASGIIAGVSVFAFRVLLDTAVTGHLPLEEAVSLRFPPLLYYVVYGTLFYLLKVKRFRDQPWLIGATGIIMELCASVVEMITLRGTIDEILTMRTLFQLFVLAIFRSFFVLACYTMIRLYEEQARERQMKKEKEHLLMLLSNLYTESTYFHKTLAHAEHITATSYQLYQSLHHAKDAESLDLKKLGKTALQIAGEVHEIKKDNQRIFSALSKLIHEENFQAYANPAHIAGLVIRIHENYAESLKKNIVFHYDEDGQHPVYHVYTILSLLNNIVSNAVEAIPVDGEVSLSISQKENHVVFQISDNGPGIKERNHHVIFKPGFTLKYDQAGNPSSGIGLSYVKDTAEKLGGSVEMQSVPNKQTTFTLTIPMDQVSRKEGIGR, from the coding sequence TTGAATCTACTGAAAAAATGGCTAAATACAGAGCCTTATTTAATTGTCATGCTCATTGTACTGACACCGATTGGCGGAGAGTTTAAATTTTATCCATTTGAGGACAGCTTTCGGGTCAGCTTTGGAACCGTTGTCTTTTTCTTTATCCTGCTTCAAATGAAAAAATTCCCGGCATGGGCAAGCGGTATCATTGCAGGGGTTTCTGTTTTTGCATTTCGTGTGCTTCTTGATACAGCCGTCACAGGTCATCTTCCGCTGGAAGAAGCGGTTTCGTTAAGATTTCCTCCCCTGCTTTATTATGTCGTCTACGGCACGCTCTTTTATTTATTAAAGGTCAAACGTTTCCGCGATCAGCCTTGGCTGATTGGAGCGACTGGTATCATCATGGAGCTGTGTGCGAGCGTTGTTGAAATGATTACGCTTCGCGGTACCATCGATGAAATTTTAACGATGCGGACGCTGTTTCAGCTTTTCGTTTTAGCGATTTTCAGAAGCTTTTTCGTGTTGGCTTGTTATACAATGATTCGCTTGTATGAAGAGCAGGCGAGAGAGCGTCAGATGAAAAAGGAAAAGGAACATCTGCTCATGCTCCTGTCTAACCTTTATACGGAATCTACATACTTTCATAAAACACTTGCACATGCTGAGCACATTACAGCGACATCCTACCAATTGTATCAATCCCTGCATCACGCAAAGGATGCGGAATCTTTGGATTTGAAAAAGCTCGGAAAAACAGCCCTGCAAATCGCAGGAGAGGTGCATGAGATCAAAAAGGATAACCAGCGGATTTTTTCTGCCTTATCAAAGCTGATTCATGAAGAAAATTTTCAGGCGTATGCAAATCCTGCGCATATTGCTGGGCTTGTGATCCGTATTCATGAAAATTACGCAGAATCTCTTAAAAAAAACATTGTCTTTCATTATGATGAAGATGGGCAGCATCCCGTCTATCACGTGTATACCATTCTATCTTTGTTAAACAATATCGTTTCCAATGCTGTCGAAGCCATTCCGGTGGATGGAGAGGTGTCACTCTCTATTTCTCAGAAAGAGAACCATGTGGTCTTTCAAATTAGTGACAACGGGCCTGGTATTAAAGAGCGCAATCACCATGTGATTTTTAAACCCGGTTTTACTTTAAAATACGATCAGGCTGGGAATCCATCAAGCGGTATTGGGCTTTCCTATGTAAAGGATACAGCGGAGAAGCTTGGCGGAAGTGTTGAGATGCAGAGTGTCCCAAATAAACAAACGACTTTCACGTTAACGATACCAATGGATCAAGTCAGTAGAAAAGAGGGGATTGGGAGATGA
- the aspA gene encoding aspartate ammonia-lyase, translating into MTKLQDKQVRIERDFLGEKEVDTQAYYGIQTLRAVENFPITGYHVHEELIKALGIVKKAAALANMDTKRLYSGLGEKIVQAADEVIEGKWNNQFIVDPIQGGAGTSMNMNANEVIANRALELLGKEKGAYTELSPNTHVNMSQSTNDVFPTAIHISTLNMIEKLLYTMENMHQVMTEKAQEFDHVIKMGRTHLQDAVPIRLGQEFSAYAKVLARDIKRIKQSKQHLYEVNMGATAVGTGLNADPKYIRQVVGYLSDISGLPLVGAEDLVDATQNTDAYTEVSAALKVCMMNMSKMANDIRLMASGPRAGFGELHLPPRQPGSSIMPGKVNPVMPEVMNQVAFQVIGNDHTICLASEAGQLELNVMEPVLIFNLLQSLSMMKNVFESFMDNCLRDLKADETRLKEYVEKSAGVMTAVNPHIGYEAAARIAREAILTGASVRELCLQNDVLTEEELDVILNPFEMTKPGIAGASLLEKDRLED; encoded by the coding sequence ATGACGAAGCTACAGGACAAGCAAGTTCGAATCGAACGAGACTTTCTAGGTGAAAAGGAAGTAGACACTCAAGCGTATTATGGAATTCAAACATTACGTGCAGTAGAGAACTTTCCAATTACTGGCTACCATGTTCATGAGGAACTCATCAAAGCATTAGGGATTGTCAAAAAGGCAGCCGCACTTGCAAATATGGATACAAAGCGACTCTATTCTGGTCTTGGAGAAAAAATTGTCCAAGCTGCCGATGAGGTTATTGAAGGAAAATGGAACAATCAATTTATAGTCGATCCAATTCAAGGCGGGGCTGGCACTTCAATGAATATGAATGCCAATGAAGTCATTGCAAACAGAGCGCTTGAATTACTAGGAAAGGAAAAAGGCGCTTATACTGAGCTAAGTCCAAACACGCATGTGAACATGTCGCAGTCAACAAACGACGTTTTCCCAACAGCGATTCATATTTCAACATTGAATATGATTGAAAAACTACTTTATACGATGGAAAACATGCATCAAGTCATGACAGAAAAAGCACAAGAATTCGATCATGTGATCAAAATGGGACGTACGCATCTTCAGGACGCTGTTCCAATTAGACTTGGTCAAGAGTTTAGTGCTTATGCAAAGGTTCTTGCTCGTGATATTAAACGGATCAAGCAGTCTAAACAGCATTTATATGAAGTCAATATGGGTGCAACAGCAGTCGGAACTGGCTTGAATGCTGATCCTAAATATATTCGCCAAGTGGTCGGCTATCTATCTGACATTAGCGGATTACCGTTAGTTGGAGCAGAAGATTTAGTCGATGCCACTCAAAATACGGATGCTTATACTGAAGTATCGGCTGCACTGAAAGTATGTATGATGAATATGTCCAAAATGGCGAACGATATTCGCTTGATGGCATCAGGTCCAAGAGCAGGCTTTGGTGAGCTTCACTTGCCGCCGAGACAGCCGGGTTCATCCATCATGCCAGGGAAAGTCAACCCAGTGATGCCTGAGGTCATGAACCAAGTGGCATTCCAAGTCATCGGAAATGACCACACGATCTGTCTTGCATCAGAGGCGGGTCAGCTGGAACTGAACGTCATGGAGCCAGTTTTAATATTCAACTTACTACAATCTCTCAGCATGATGAAGAATGTATTTGAGTCATTCATGGACAACTGCTTGCGTGATCTAAAAGCAGATGAAACGAGATTAAAAGAATATGTAGAAAAAAGTGCTGGTGTCATGACAGCAGTGAATCCGCATATTGGTTATGAAGCTGCTGCACGAATTGCAAGAGAAGCGATTCTTACAGGCGCATCTGTACGTGAGCTTTGTCTGCAAAATGATGTGTTAACAGAGGAAGAGCTTGACGTCATCTTGAATCCTTTTGAAATGACCAAACCAGGTATTGCTGGCGCATCACTTTTAGAAAAGGATCGTTTAGAAGATTAA